The proteins below are encoded in one region of Streptomyces ficellus:
- a CDS encoding Txe/YoeB family addiction module toxin, with the protein MRSVHFDPAAWEDFLFWLGSDRAMARRITRLIAEIQRTPFTGIGKPEPLKGDLSGYWSRRIDDEHRLVYRVDEKEVKILKARYHY; encoded by the coding sequence GTGAGGAGTGTCCACTTCGACCCGGCCGCATGGGAGGACTTCCTGTTCTGGCTCGGCTCGGACCGTGCCATGGCCCGCAGGATCACCCGGCTGATCGCCGAGATCCAGCGCACGCCTTTCACCGGCATCGGCAAGCCTGAGCCCCTGAAAGGCGACCTGTCCGGTTACTGGTCACGGCGGATCGACGACGAGCACCGGCTCGTCTACCGGGTGGACGAGAAGGAAGTCAAGATCCTAAAGGCCCGCTACCACTACTAA
- a CDS encoding type II toxin-antitoxin system Phd/YefM family antitoxin gives MTISASEARKDLFPLIKRVNDDHTPVRISSKSGDAVLMSADDYDSWQETVYLLRSPANARSLMEAVARDRASEAVVTKTMAELDDLAGDG, from the coding sequence ATGACGATAAGTGCCAGCGAGGCCCGTAAGGACCTCTTTCCGCTCATCAAGCGCGTCAACGACGACCACACGCCCGTGCGCATCAGCTCCAAGAGCGGCGACGCGGTGCTGATGTCCGCTGACGACTACGACTCCTGGCAGGAGACCGTCTACCTGCTGCGCTCCCCCGCCAACGCGCGAAGCCTCATGGAAGCCGTCGCACGGGACAGGGCCAGCGAGGCCGTGGTCACCAAGACGATGGCAGAGCTGGACGACCTGGCGGGTGACGGGTGA
- the pglY gene encoding BREX-2 system ATPase PglY, producing the protein MAQQPPLLRDVIDIKESISTSDFVLSLAEATTPEGAQHALKDYVVTERLLENFDEALALIKSALDGHRSKAAYLHGSFGSGKSHFMAVLYALLSGNAAARSRSEFDPVLTKHEWLSTDGKKFLLVPYHMLGAKALEQRVLGGYVHHVKKLHPEAPTPQVYRTDSLFADIRAMRANMGDEAVIRGLGTGVDDDDEDEWGEGFAWTPQLLDTALAAEENHEAGTALNLTNPSTPAELRAKLVNDAGTSLLPGFTRNAAEDEHGFISLDAGLSVIAEHAKSLGYDGLILFMDELILWLATLIHDQKFVAREASKITNFVEGGDARRAIPVVSFIARQRDLRELVGEEVSGAAESSIQDTLNLASGRFDKITLEDRNLPQIAHARLLKPKDDDSARQVDAAFEQTKRVGPQVWDTLLGSEKGTTGADAESFRLTYPFSPAFMDTLVHISSALQRSRTGLKLMGQLLADHRDEIRLGQLVPVGDLYPVITAGGDKPFTDSLKVVFEAADKLYKTKLRPYLLSSYDITEDDIEQYRNRPESITDPKRLGSCRMFIGDNRLVCTLLLSALAPSVPALSELTIRRLGALNHGSVLAPIPGAEVGIIKNKVAEWAARFPEIKETGTDANPGVRLELSGVDVDSVIANAQVNDNPGNRVALARRLLSEELGVEHGQLSDQLSFTWRGTARTAEIVFGNVADEDELPDHDLMPQEEGRWRIAIDLPFDEGEWGPVEDVNRIRRLRERQQGERSRIVAWLPAHLSAQRFSDFRRLVVIDKALADEHRFDTQYAGHLNADNRSRAKGLLETQREALLKQVKGAFKQAYGLAQKQAADVVPDFDDHLVALPDIDGLTLAFGQSLHDGIRHVAGKLLARQYPAHPDLDPDATGTAVKPADTKKVFAHVRAAAEARDGRVEVPAADRRLMQRIAGPLRLGQQKEAYFELSRYWADHFRQLASSQGVTGDLSLITLTDWTDKPDPRGLPDFLARLVVAAFAEMDDRVWVRVGTVLDPAPELSAIKDHDALRSQPLPDESAWDTARQRFETIFGQKAPALRRGRMVNQFARQIIDAARSHRDHTADLVHQLEAHAAFLGLDQTADTGRLPLARRSLELLDALTAEAGKGAAGAKKTVEALASFDLGETSADRYGTSIKQARGVAEAVASAPWSTLELAAGLGPEGAALLDSLRNVARDDQRTADLRDALARAQREVVALVKRSQAAAQPPAPVVQPQPTAGDLSLDTPTSDPRIPYTPQEAPAPASSGSGSARRAGGRRTTVARAAADLQAELSELAARHPDATIEITWKVVE; encoded by the coding sequence ATGGCCCAGCAGCCGCCCCTCCTCCGCGATGTCATCGACATCAAGGAGTCCATCTCCACCTCGGACTTCGTGCTGTCCCTCGCCGAGGCGACGACACCCGAGGGCGCCCAGCACGCGCTCAAGGACTACGTCGTCACCGAGCGGCTGCTGGAGAACTTCGACGAGGCGCTGGCCCTCATCAAGTCCGCGCTGGACGGGCACCGCTCCAAGGCGGCGTATCTGCACGGCTCGTTCGGTTCCGGTAAGTCGCACTTCATGGCCGTGCTGTACGCACTGCTCAGCGGCAATGCGGCCGCCCGCTCCCGCAGCGAGTTCGACCCGGTGCTGACCAAGCACGAGTGGCTGAGCACGGACGGCAAGAAGTTCCTGCTCGTGCCGTATCACATGCTCGGTGCCAAGGCCCTGGAACAGCGCGTCCTCGGCGGGTACGTGCACCACGTCAAGAAGCTGCACCCGGAGGCGCCGACCCCGCAGGTATACCGGACCGACTCCCTCTTCGCGGACATCCGCGCGATGCGCGCCAACATGGGCGACGAGGCCGTCATCCGGGGGCTCGGCACCGGTGTGGACGACGATGACGAGGACGAGTGGGGCGAGGGCTTCGCCTGGACGCCGCAGCTCCTGGACACCGCGCTCGCCGCCGAGGAGAACCACGAGGCGGGCACCGCGCTCAACCTCACCAACCCCTCCACCCCGGCCGAGCTGCGGGCCAAGCTCGTCAACGACGCCGGCACCAGCCTCCTGCCCGGTTTCACCAGGAACGCCGCCGAGGACGAGCACGGCTTCATCTCCCTGGACGCCGGTCTGTCCGTCATCGCTGAGCACGCCAAGTCGCTCGGCTATGACGGGCTCATCCTGTTCATGGACGAGCTGATCCTCTGGCTGGCCACCCTCATCCACGACCAGAAGTTCGTCGCCCGCGAGGCCAGCAAGATCACGAACTTCGTGGAGGGCGGGGACGCCCGCCGCGCCATCCCCGTCGTGTCGTTCATCGCCCGCCAGCGTGACCTGCGCGAGCTGGTCGGCGAGGAGGTGTCCGGCGCGGCGGAGTCGTCCATCCAGGACACCCTGAACCTGGCCTCAGGCCGGTTCGACAAGATCACCCTGGAGGATCGGAACCTCCCGCAGATCGCCCACGCCCGCCTCCTCAAGCCCAAGGACGACGATTCGGCCCGGCAGGTCGACGCGGCCTTCGAGCAGACCAAGCGGGTCGGCCCGCAGGTCTGGGACACCCTCCTCGGCTCCGAGAAGGGCACCACCGGCGCGGACGCCGAGTCGTTCCGGCTGACGTACCCGTTCTCGCCGGCGTTCATGGACACCCTCGTCCACATCTCGTCCGCGCTGCAGCGCTCCCGCACCGGTCTGAAGCTGATGGGGCAGCTCCTCGCCGACCACCGCGACGAGATCCGCCTCGGCCAGCTCGTCCCCGTCGGCGACCTCTACCCGGTGATCACCGCGGGCGGCGACAAGCCGTTCACCGACAGCCTGAAGGTCGTCTTCGAGGCCGCCGACAAGCTCTACAAGACCAAGCTGCGGCCCTACCTGCTCAGCTCGTACGACATCACCGAGGACGACATCGAGCAGTACCGCAACCGTCCCGAGTCCATCACCGACCCGAAGCGGCTGGGCAGCTGCCGGATGTTCATCGGCGACAACCGGCTCGTGTGCACGCTGTTGCTGTCCGCGCTCGCACCCAGCGTGCCCGCGCTGTCCGAGCTGACCATCCGGCGGCTCGGCGCGCTCAACCACGGGTCGGTCCTCGCGCCGATCCCGGGCGCCGAGGTCGGCATCATCAAGAACAAGGTCGCCGAGTGGGCGGCCCGGTTCCCCGAGATCAAGGAGACCGGCACCGACGCCAACCCCGGCGTGCGGCTGGAGCTGTCCGGCGTCGACGTGGACTCCGTCATCGCCAACGCCCAGGTCAACGACAACCCCGGAAACCGGGTCGCCCTCGCCCGCCGACTGCTGTCCGAGGAACTGGGCGTCGAACACGGCCAGTTGAGCGACCAGCTCAGCTTCACCTGGCGCGGCACCGCCCGCACCGCCGAGATCGTCTTCGGGAACGTCGCCGACGAGGACGAGCTGCCCGACCACGACCTGATGCCGCAGGAGGAGGGCCGCTGGCGCATCGCCATAGACCTCCCCTTCGACGAGGGCGAGTGGGGACCGGTAGAGGACGTCAACCGCATCCGGCGGCTGCGCGAGCGACAGCAGGGCGAGCGGTCCCGCATCGTCGCCTGGCTGCCCGCCCATCTGTCGGCGCAGCGCTTCTCCGACTTCCGGCGCCTGGTCGTCATCGACAAGGCCCTCGCCGACGAGCACCGCTTCGACACCCAGTACGCCGGCCACCTCAATGCCGACAACCGCAGCCGCGCCAAGGGCCTTCTTGAGACCCAGCGCGAGGCTCTGCTCAAGCAGGTCAAGGGCGCCTTCAAGCAGGCGTACGGACTCGCGCAGAAGCAGGCCGCCGACGTCGTACCCGACTTCGACGACCACCTTGTCGCGCTGCCCGACATCGATGGCCTCACCCTGGCCTTCGGGCAGAGTCTGCACGACGGCATCCGGCACGTCGCGGGCAAGCTGCTCGCGCGCCAGTACCCGGCCCACCCCGACCTCGATCCCGACGCCACCGGCACCGCAGTGAAGCCCGCCGACACCAAGAAGGTGTTCGCCCACGTCCGCGCCGCCGCCGAAGCGCGCGACGGACGGGTGGAGGTCCCGGCCGCGGACCGCAGGCTCATGCAGCGGATCGCCGGCCCCCTGCGTCTCGGGCAGCAGAAGGAGGCGTACTTCGAGCTGTCCCGCTACTGGGCCGACCACTTCCGGCAGCTCGCCAGCTCCCAGGGCGTCACCGGAGACCTGTCCCTGATCACGCTCACCGACTGGACCGACAAGCCCGACCCGCGCGGCCTGCCCGACTTCCTCGCCCGGCTCGTCGTCGCCGCCTTCGCCGAGATGGACGACCGGGTGTGGGTGCGCGTCGGCACCGTCCTCGACCCCGCGCCCGAGCTGTCGGCGATCAAGGACCATGACGCGCTGCGCAGCCAGCCGCTGCCCGACGAGTCGGCCTGGGACACCGCACGGCAGCGCTTCGAGACGATCTTCGGGCAGAAGGCTCCCGCCCTGCGGCGCGGCCGGATGGTCAACCAGTTCGCCCGCCAGATCATCGACGCCGCCCGCTCCCACCGGGACCACACTGCCGACCTGGTGCACCAGCTGGAGGCCCACGCCGCCTTCCTCGGCCTCGACCAGACCGCCGACACCGGGCGGCTCCCGCTCGCCCGCCGCTCCCTGGAACTGCTGGACGCCCTCACGGCGGAGGCCGGCAAGGGCGCGGCCGGGGCGAAGAAGACCGTGGAGGCCCTTGCCTCCTTCGACCTGGGCGAGACCAGCGCCGACCGGTACGGCACCTCCATCAAGCAGGCCCGCGGCGTCGCCGAGGCCGTCGCCTCAGCGCCCTGGAGCACCCTCGAACTCGCCGCCGGACTCGGCCCCGAGGGCGCGGCCCTGCTCGACTCGCTGCGCAACGTGGCCCGCGACGACCAGCGCACCGCGGACCTGCGCGACGCCTTGGCCCGTGCCCAGCGCGAGGTCGTCGCCCTGGTGAAGCGCAGCCAGGCCGCGGCCCAGCCGCCCGCACCCGTCGTCCAGCCCCAGCCCACGGCCGGCGACCTGTCCCTGGACACACCGACCAGCGACCCGCGCATCCCGTACACGCCACAGGAGGCCCCCGCACCGGCCTCCTCCGGCAGCGGCTCCGCGCGAAGGGCAGGTGGCCGCCGCACGACCGTGGCACGCGCCGCCGCCGACCTCCAGGCGGAACTGTCCGAACTGGCAGCCCGCCATCCCGACGCGACCATCGAGATCACCTGGAAGGTCGTCGAATGA
- the pglZ gene encoding BREX-2 system phosphatase PglZ, with product MTDTVAVVPGAVRLNTATVTQYLSSQSSLAAALTGDAGGRRRVVLLRSAPQWDGPAEPVWGEGRAAGVAVAPSPLAVHELVLDHLAGRRPGPAVLVVLTDREQNELDPAIAARVHKQRIDMVDSWDVVREAFGARQIDPRLKDVNWAAEALLDATPPGGWPPVPGGWLSRQYALTALTQRRLRLGRYDTEGGPRRPGEDRLDAQTLLHWSTRPGAPERLLGLRGPERVGLTAFLGEEDQAGLAGRALLALVDAERGADAAAFGLVCEALWQHAEPAPETYQARGRAERYFGDQPPAVGEQLDALVGVFGRSAEEYVSTLLTAGHRDGGADADQAREARRTSGIVLDRAAVLARQFGAEAAVAASPVLRGGLEARYTAVGQALAAGDTAAATEAVRRLAEHRLAADPEESARIERARMGQRLARWLATDPSADALTVADALQRHITETGWVDLALEHIEAGGDPDPALKAAYDALGARVRDRRRQIDASFARSLAGWTQDGTRPGGMLTVETFLDRVVGPVVRREEERRVLLLVLDGMSAAIANELGEELRRSWAEFDPLAEDSPRRRAMAAALPTVTAVSRTSLFAGTLMKGTQADEKRLFPALRLWSGAPAAVFHKDDLRTDTAGDTFGQALTEALTDGRTHAAVVLNAIDDRLAKEQKLGDGAWRVNDVPGLRDLLRVAAAQGMAVIVTSDHGHVVDRHGTKADAATEPASARHRLPGGPLGDREIALTGPRVVWPEPGASIVALWDADSRYTALKAGYHGGASLAEFTIPVLAFLPFGAEPPKGWRELGDQRPPWWAPEEAGKPVTDERSAQSAGAAPRKGAAKPRKKQPEPGTLPDALFDVTLTAGGDDALLTPVVVSRTESLVAALLESETYQGQLDGLARKPQQEQVHKALAALLDAGGTLPVTALAQRAGMPTSRGDGFAAVLRQLLNYDGVQVLETLPDGRTLRLHEALLREQFALGAA from the coding sequence ATGACGGACACCGTCGCCGTCGTCCCGGGCGCCGTCCGGCTGAACACCGCGACCGTCACCCAGTACCTGTCCTCCCAGTCCTCCCTTGCCGCCGCCCTGACCGGAGACGCCGGGGGCAGGCGCCGGGTCGTGCTGCTGCGGTCCGCGCCCCAGTGGGACGGGCCCGCCGAACCCGTCTGGGGCGAGGGCCGGGCGGCCGGCGTCGCCGTGGCGCCCTCGCCGCTCGCCGTTCACGAACTCGTCCTCGACCACCTGGCGGGCCGGCGCCCCGGCCCCGCCGTTCTGGTCGTCCTCACCGACCGCGAGCAGAACGAACTCGACCCGGCCATCGCCGCACGCGTCCACAAGCAGCGCATCGACATGGTCGACAGCTGGGACGTCGTCCGCGAGGCGTTCGGCGCCCGGCAGATCGACCCGCGCCTCAAGGACGTCAACTGGGCCGCCGAAGCCCTCCTGGACGCCACTCCGCCCGGTGGCTGGCCGCCGGTGCCCGGTGGCTGGCTGTCCCGGCAGTACGCCCTCACCGCGCTCACCCAACGCCGCCTGCGCCTCGGCCGCTACGACACCGAGGGCGGCCCACGACGCCCCGGCGAAGACCGGCTCGACGCGCAGACGCTCCTGCACTGGTCGACCCGGCCCGGAGCCCCCGAGCGGCTGCTGGGCCTGCGCGGCCCCGAACGCGTCGGACTGACCGCCTTCCTCGGCGAGGAGGACCAGGCCGGTCTCGCCGGACGCGCTCTGCTCGCTCTGGTCGACGCCGAGCGCGGCGCGGACGCAGCGGCCTTCGGCCTCGTCTGCGAGGCCCTGTGGCAGCACGCCGAGCCCGCCCCCGAGACGTATCAGGCCCGGGGCCGTGCCGAACGCTACTTCGGCGATCAGCCGCCGGCCGTCGGTGAACAACTCGACGCTCTGGTGGGCGTCTTCGGCCGGTCCGCCGAGGAGTACGTGAGCACGCTGCTGACGGCCGGTCACCGGGACGGCGGCGCGGACGCCGACCAGGCCCGCGAGGCGCGCCGCACCAGTGGCATCGTGCTCGACCGAGCCGCGGTGCTGGCCCGCCAGTTCGGCGCAGAGGCGGCCGTCGCGGCGAGCCCCGTCCTGCGCGGTGGGCTGGAGGCGCGGTACACCGCTGTCGGCCAGGCCCTCGCGGCGGGCGACACGGCGGCGGCCACGGAGGCCGTACGACGGCTCGCCGAACACAGACTCGCCGCCGACCCGGAGGAGTCCGCGCGCATCGAGCGTGCCCGCATGGGGCAGCGCCTCGCCCGCTGGCTGGCCACCGACCCGTCCGCCGACGCGCTCACCGTCGCCGACGCCCTGCAGCGGCACATCACCGAGACCGGCTGGGTGGACCTCGCCCTGGAACACATCGAGGCCGGAGGTGACCCGGACCCCGCCCTCAAGGCGGCCTACGATGCCCTCGGTGCACGCGTCAGGGACCGGCGGCGGCAGATCGACGCGTCCTTCGCGCGCTCGCTGGCCGGCTGGACGCAGGACGGCACCCGGCCCGGCGGCATGCTCACCGTCGAGACCTTCCTCGACCGGGTGGTCGGACCCGTCGTCCGGCGCGAGGAGGAGCGGCGGGTGCTGCTGCTCGTGCTCGACGGCATGAGCGCGGCCATAGCGAACGAACTCGGCGAGGAACTGCGCCGCTCCTGGGCGGAGTTCGACCCACTGGCCGAGGACTCCCCGCGTAGGCGGGCGATGGCCGCCGCCCTCCCCACCGTGACGGCCGTGTCCCGGACATCGCTCTTCGCGGGCACCCTGATGAAGGGCACCCAGGCCGACGAGAAGAGGCTCTTCCCCGCGCTGAGGCTGTGGAGCGGGGCACCGGCCGCCGTCTTCCACAAGGACGACCTGCGCACCGACACCGCGGGCGACACCTTCGGCCAGGCACTCACAGAGGCACTCACCGACGGCAGGACCCATGCCGCCGTCGTCCTCAACGCCATCGACGACCGCCTCGCCAAGGAACAGAAGCTGGGTGACGGGGCGTGGCGGGTCAACGACGTACCCGGGCTGCGTGACTTGCTCCGGGTGGCCGCGGCCCAGGGCATGGCGGTCATCGTCACCAGCGACCACGGCCATGTCGTCGACCGGCACGGAACGAAGGCCGACGCGGCAACCGAGCCCGCTTCCGCGCGGCACCGCCTGCCCGGCGGCCCGCTCGGTGATCGGGAGATCGCCCTGACCGGGCCGCGCGTGGTCTGGCCCGAGCCCGGCGCGTCCATCGTCGCGCTCTGGGACGCGGACTCCCGCTACACCGCCCTCAAGGCCGGTTACCACGGTGGGGCGTCCCTCGCCGAGTTCACGATCCCGGTGCTCGCCTTCCTGCCGTTCGGGGCGGAACCGCCCAAGGGGTGGAGGGAGTTGGGAGACCAGCGGCCGCCCTGGTGGGCTCCGGAGGAGGCGGGGAAGCCGGTGACGGACGAGCGCTCGGCCCAGTCGGCCGGCGCGGCTCCGAGGAAGGGGGCGGCCAAACCCCGGAAGAAGCAGCCCGAACCGGGGACACTGCCCGACGCGCTCTTCGACGTGACGCTGACCGCCGGTGGCGACGACGCCCTTCTCACGCCGGTCGTCGTCTCCCGGACCGAGTCGCTCGTCGCGGCGCTGCTCGAATCGGAGACGTACCAGGGCCAGCTCGACGGTCTGGCGCGCAAGCCGCAACAGGAGCAGGTCCACAAGGCCCTCGCCGCCCTGCTGGACGCGGGCGGCACCCTGCCCGTGACCGCGCTCGCCCAGCGCGCGGGCATGCCCACCAGCCGGGGCGACGGCTTCGCCGCGGTGCTGCGGCAACTCCTCAACTATGACGGTGTACAGGTGCTGGAGACCCTGCCGGACGGACGCACGCTACGGCTCCATGAGGCTCTGCTGCGCGAGCAGTTCGCTCTCGGAGCGGCCTGA
- a CDS encoding CBS domain-containing protein: MTTTPSGQDLAALKGRTVPVQDILDLFQVRVRDHRTVHRISQALTDAGLTTLPDFAVCSQRSNVDVVPLASIPAQAGPSEADEDEAEEALPSAALPQRLLLGDIPSARRGLVSVGPGTPLAQTTFLMRTKGIAQVPVTTGMAQVHGVVTWGSVAKMYEAGKQPTLDNAMEKDSLPVADTRQEFFSALPVIREHGYLLVRGDDGCLSGIVTAADVTDRFEGAARPFFIVGEIESLLRRCLGAALDEETVKAVQTNKKPEHRTGQVSDLMFGDYLRLLDGDQTRTSLAERADANWEALKWPSMPREQFIGRLQRVKDIRNRIAHFDEKPLPQELLDELMTFAKLLRAFVA, encoded by the coding sequence ATGACGACCACGCCGAGCGGGCAGGACCTCGCCGCGCTCAAAGGCAGGACCGTCCCGGTGCAGGACATCCTCGACCTGTTCCAGGTCAGAGTCCGTGACCACCGGACGGTGCACCGCATCTCGCAGGCACTCACGGACGCCGGGCTGACGACACTGCCGGACTTCGCCGTCTGCAGCCAGCGCAGCAATGTCGACGTGGTACCGCTCGCGTCGATCCCCGCGCAGGCCGGCCCCTCCGAAGCCGATGAGGACGAGGCGGAGGAGGCCCTGCCGTCGGCCGCCCTTCCGCAGCGTCTGCTGCTCGGGGACATCCCGTCGGCGAGGCGCGGCCTGGTGTCCGTCGGTCCCGGCACTCCCCTGGCGCAGACCACGTTCCTGATGCGGACGAAGGGCATCGCTCAGGTCCCGGTGACCACCGGCATGGCTCAGGTCCATGGGGTGGTCACCTGGGGGTCCGTCGCCAAGATGTACGAGGCGGGCAAGCAGCCGACCCTGGACAACGCGATGGAGAAGGATTCCCTTCCGGTCGCCGATACGCGCCAGGAGTTCTTCTCCGCCCTGCCGGTCATCCGCGAACACGGGTATCTCCTGGTCCGAGGCGACGACGGCTGTCTCTCGGGCATCGTCACCGCCGCGGATGTCACGGACCGCTTCGAGGGCGCGGCGCGGCCCTTCTTCATTGTCGGGGAGATCGAGTCCCTGCTGCGCCGCTGTCTGGGCGCGGCGCTGGACGAGGAGACCGTCAAGGCCGTCCAGACGAACAAGAAGCCCGAGCACCGCACGGGCCAGGTGTCCGACCTCATGTTCGGCGATTATCTGAGACTGCTCGACGGGGACCAGACGAGGACGTCGCTGGCCGAACGCGCCGACGCCAACTGGGAAGCCCTGAAGTGGCCGAGCATGCCCAGGGAACAGTTCATCGGCCGTCTGCAGCGGGTGAAGGACATCCGCAACCGGATCGCTCACTTCGACGAGAAGCCCCTTCCGCAGGAACTGCTCGACGAGCTGATGACGTTCGCGAAGCTGCTGCGGGCGTTCGTGGCGTGA
- a CDS encoding DUF262 domain-containing protein, whose amino-acid sequence MAALDNVKLKDVLADVASGSLQLPDFQRNWKWDDDRIRAIIATVTLDYPLGVVMTLQTGGATRFRSRTLTGARPDGDPAADLLLLDGQQRLTSLFQALWLDAPVETADARGKPIERWYYVDIAKAVGPSADRDEAILSVPADKVLRTDFNRTVVLDLSTTEGECAAGLFPLHLVFDAQRVNQWMMSYIKADENQNWDLWGQFDESVLQQIRAFQVPMIRLGASTSMDAVCAVFERVNTGGVPLNVFELLTATYAGDREYVERTGDYYQLPEVWREIKQGLAAKYPVFGRLDGSVENGLSSIDFLQAIALVRTWERKQAGTGATVSCKRRDLLDLPLVGFVRLAPKLAEAFAWVGDFLERQCIVRPADLPYKTQLVPLAAVRAILDTALDGLGAEEKTEQWYWCGVLGEMYGGSTETRFTRDVEQLVPWIAQDDRAPDTVTDAFFFADRLDSLTTRNSAAYKGIYALLIKQGAVDWHHTGRPLSPGRLDEYSVDVRQIFPKAWFRRGNSEGLPTNSIVNKTPLSYRAAMDMTGAPASYLSTMVAASDMRPEWFDDVLATHLIDPEALRDNDYERFYRDRSKQLQDLVHAAMGKRTMLRDLAEGDAR is encoded by the coding sequence GTGGCGGCACTCGACAATGTGAAGCTGAAGGACGTACTCGCGGACGTGGCCTCGGGGTCCTTACAGTTGCCCGATTTCCAGCGGAACTGGAAATGGGACGACGACCGGATCCGCGCCATCATCGCGACGGTGACGCTGGACTATCCGCTCGGCGTGGTGATGACCTTGCAGACAGGCGGAGCCACCAGATTCCGTTCCCGAACTCTTACCGGAGCGCGCCCCGACGGGGATCCGGCCGCGGACCTCCTGCTGCTGGACGGACAGCAGCGCCTCACCTCCCTTTTCCAGGCCCTGTGGCTGGACGCCCCGGTGGAGACCGCGGACGCCCGTGGCAAGCCCATCGAGCGCTGGTACTACGTCGACATCGCCAAAGCTGTCGGCCCGTCCGCGGACCGCGACGAGGCCATCCTGTCCGTTCCGGCGGACAAGGTGCTCCGCACGGACTTCAACCGCACAGTGGTGCTGGACTTGAGCACCACGGAGGGCGAGTGCGCGGCCGGTCTCTTCCCTCTGCATCTCGTCTTCGACGCCCAGCGCGTGAACCAGTGGATGATGTCGTACATCAAGGCGGACGAGAACCAGAACTGGGATCTGTGGGGCCAGTTCGACGAGTCCGTCCTCCAGCAGATCCGTGCCTTCCAGGTCCCGATGATCCGGCTGGGCGCCTCAACCTCCATGGACGCCGTCTGCGCGGTGTTCGAGCGGGTCAACACGGGCGGTGTGCCCCTGAACGTCTTCGAACTGCTCACCGCGACCTATGCCGGGGACCGCGAGTACGTGGAGCGGACCGGGGACTACTACCAGCTCCCCGAGGTGTGGCGGGAGATCAAGCAGGGGCTGGCGGCCAAGTACCCGGTCTTCGGACGCCTGGACGGCAGCGTCGAGAACGGGCTGAGCAGCATCGACTTCCTGCAGGCCATTGCCCTGGTACGCACCTGGGAGCGGAAGCAGGCGGGCACCGGGGCGACGGTGTCGTGCAAACGCCGGGACCTGCTGGACCTCCCGCTGGTCGGTTTCGTCCGGCTGGCTCCGAAGCTCGCCGAAGCTTTCGCCTGGGTGGGCGACTTCCTGGAACGGCAGTGCATCGTCCGCCCGGCCGACCTGCCGTACAAGACACAGCTCGTCCCGCTCGCGGCGGTCCGCGCCATCCTCGACACGGCCCTGGACGGCCTGGGAGCAGAGGAGAAGACCGAGCAGTGGTACTGGTGCGGAGTCCTCGGCGAGATGTACGGCGGCTCCACCGAGACCCGCTTCACCCGTGACGTCGAGCAGCTCGTCCCCTGGATCGCGCAGGACGACCGGGCGCCCGACACCGTCACGGACGCCTTCTTCTTCGCCGACCGCCTCGACAGCCTCACCACCCGCAACAGTGCCGCTTACAAGGGCATCTACGCCCTGCTGATCAAGCAGGGGGCGGTGGACTGGCACCACACGGGCAGACCGCTCAGCCCCGGCAGGCTGGACGAGTACAGCGTGGACGTCCGGCAGATCTTCCCCAAGGCCTGGTTCCGGCGGGGCAACAGTGAGGGCCTGCCCACGAACTCCATCGTGAACAAGACTCCGCTGTCCTACCGCGCGGCGATGGACATGACCGGGGCGCCCGCGTCCTACCTCTCCACCATGGTCGCGGCCTCCGATATGCGCCCCGAGTGGTTCGACGACGTACTCGCCACCCACCTCATCGATCCCGAGGCACTCCGCGACAACGACTACGAACGGTTCTACCGCGACCGTTCCAAGCAGTTGCAGGATCTCGTGCACGCAGCCATGGGCAAGCGGACCATGCTCCGTGACCTCGCGGAGGGCGACGCCCGATGA